The window TCACCTTCGTCGGCATATCATCCGACTGGCTCTTCCGCCCGCAGGACGTTCGCGACGCCGCCGCCCGCCTCGCACGGCGCGGCTACCCGGCGCGCTATACCGAGCTCGACAGCCCGCACGGCCACGACGCCTTCCTCGCCGAACCGCACGCCCTATCGGCCCAGTTACACGCTGCGATCGGTTAGGTGCCCTTCTCCGCGCCGGCGTAGAAAATCCATTTGAAGTAGACCGCGGGCGTGGTGACCAAGGCGTTGGGGTCGCCGTAGACGAGATAGAACTCGTTATGTCCGCGCAGGTAGTGGAACGCGGCGCTGAGATTGTCAGCGAAGATCGGCGTGAAGACTGGGGGCGCGAACGCATACGGCAGGTTCACACCATTGATGCGTCGCGCGCCGACCGCGAGCGATGCGTCCGGCGAAAACTGCCAGTTGACGCTCGCGCTATTGAGCCATTGCCGGAACGACGGTTCGGCTGCGTCCTGCGAGGCGTACATGTTCTCGTTGAGGTTGAGCGAGAGGCTCACCTTGCGACGCAGCGGCAGCGTATCGTTGAATTGCCAACTCGTCGCTCGCCCGTGGTAATAAGCGCCGGTGCTGTATGCAAGGCCGAGCGGGAAGTTCGAGTTTTGGTTATACCCGATGAAGGCGCCGTTGCCGTCCGAGAACGGGAGATACTGGGCCGCCGAGGTTAGGACAAAGGTGGATTGCTGGAAGACGTGCAGCGTCCACAGGTTCTTGAGATCGAAATTCACCTGATAACCGGCGTTGCTCTGTGCCGGCTGCGAAAGATGGTTGATGTATCGACTATCGTTTGCGCTGACCGAGATGTCTTGGAGCGGAGAACGTCGCGAAAAGTGCAGCGTACGTTCCGCGTAGGCGATATAACCGCCGATATCGCTCTGCTGGACGTAGCCGTCCGCCGGGCTGTACTGCGCCCCGACATATTGACGGGCGGCCACGAAGACCGTATTCGCGTCTTTATACCCCGTGCCGATCTCGCCGTAGCGCGCCTGGGCCGGGTCGCTCACGAACGTCCCGGTTTCGCGCGCGTAGTTCGCGTAGAGAAACATGTGGCTACGTTGATCGAGGTAGCCGGCATTGAGCGATGTGGTCGAGTCGGTAAACCCGGGGGTGTTTACCGAGATGCGCTGCGCGTCCAGGGAAACGTCGTTCCGAGCGGTAGCGTGCGAAAAATCGATCGCACCGGCAGCATCGGTGCGTTGCGATCCGACGGCGTCGAATCCGGAGAAGGTCAGCGGTCCCTGCGTGCCTTCCAGGCCGTACCCCTCGCGAAAAGTGGGGATCGAAGGCGTGTAGATCGATTCCGGACAGTTCGTACATCCAAACGTCGCATTAAATGCATTTCCAACTTGCGTAAAAAACGGGCGCACCTCTTGGTATTGGCGCGGAAATGCCGTGGGCGAGATGGTCTGCTGATCGGTTTCAACGTTGGAATAGTCGGGGTGGAAAGATCCGACGAACGATGCCGTGGGGGTGACCGGGATCGCCATGTCGAGGCCCATTTGCGAGGTCGCGCCGCCCGCCGCAGACGAACGCGCAACGCCGAGCGCGTAGGGTTGAAAGCGTGCGGCGGGACGCCCGGGAGCGGTCGCACCCTTCGCGAGGTGCGCGCCGACCCCCGTGAGCGTGCCGAAGAACGTCGCGTCGCTCGTCGATGTTGCGAGCGCGCTATGAGACCAGACGTCGTAGCTGTCGGAGGCGAGATTGAACCGCACGAACTGCACGCTCCAGTGCTTGGATCCGTTGGAACGAACGATCGCGAACGGGATGTGCATGGTGACCGTGTATCCCGGCGATGCGATATCGCCGGCAGCGGTCCAGGACGGCGTGTACGCCGTATTTTCGGAGGATGTCTGCGTGCGTGCACCCTTGGCGTTCGCGTAGAACGCATAGCTGAAGCCCTGCGTACCCTGAGGAGAAATGAAGACGCCGACGTTATCGTCGTTGAGCACGGCCGCGCCGTTCGTAAGGGTCGCAGCCTTAACCCTTTGCCGTTGCGTCGAGACGAAAGCGATATCGAGGCCGGTGGGGTCTTGGGCAACGTAGACGCCGGTGGGTTGCTCCGCATGCCGATGATTGGTGAAGTCGTAGCCGAGCCGTAGGGGTGCGGCCCCCTTCCACGATGCATCGATCCGGCCGTCCATGGAGGGTTCGCGCGCTAACATGGGGAGCGCGAGCGACGGCGCATATGCCGCAAGAGCCGGCTGTTGTGACGCCACGAAGAGTAGCAGCAAGGTCCATACCGCGATACCGAAACGCATGCCTATACTACGGGAGTGCATCGGCTATGTTTCGTTCCAGGAGGGCTATCTTTGTTGGTCTTTTTTGTGCTTTCCGCTCAAGCGTTTATGCAACGCGACTCACCTTTCAATCTTCTCAACCTCCCTCGAACCCGCATGTTGTTTTCGCCAAGCGACCCACCTTTCAATCCATTGATCGATCTTCACTTGGGAAGCGGGCCAAAAAATTAGCGCCCAAATCAAAACCAATAGAGGCACATACGGCAAACGAAATCCGGCAGGTTCGGGCCAAAAAAGATTGCTCAGGCATACGGCGGCCGCGCTCGCGATACCAATATAGCGCAACCAATGCCGGCGGCCTCTTCGGAATTTCTCAACCACAGCGTAAGCCGCTCAAGAGCCACCTTACGGCGCTAACGAGGGACGAAATCCCGAAAGCGTCGACACGAAACACCGTTGTAATTTGCATAGGCAAATCTTCCATGCTTCTACGCCGCCGGTTTCACGAGGCGGATAGCCGCCTCGCGAGCGCCTTCGGCTCCGCAGGCTGACCCGGCCCAACTCTCCGGGTATCGTGCGAGATTGCGGGCCGCATTCACATCGCGGTCATGGGCCGTGCCGCACGATAAACACACCCAGCTTCGCTCGCCGAGCGTCAGATGCTCATTCTTCACCTCGCACATCGAGCACAGTTTTGATGACGGGTACCAACGATCGGCAACAATGAGCGAAGCTCCAGACATCTTCACCTTATACTCAAGTTGTCGTCGAAACTCGAAGAATCCGATGTCCGCAATAGCGAGAGAGAGTTTCCGATTGGCGAGCATTCCCCGCACGTTGAGGTCTTCGATCACGATGATACCAAAACGCTGCACGAGGTCGGTCGTGAGTTTATGCAGCGCGTCTGCTCGGATATGGGCAATGCGTGCGTGAAGCCGCGCGAGCGTGGTTTTTGCTTTAGCGCGATTGCACGAACCCTTAACCTTCCGATGAAGAGCACGATTGAGTCGCTTGAGTTTGCCGAGGAGCCTCCGTAGCGGTTTCGGCGATTCAATCGGCGTCGAACCATCCGAAAGCGTTGCGAGGTGAGCGATTCCAAGATCAATGCCAACGATCCCGCGCGCCGTTCCCTCCGCCGGAATATCCCCGACATCAACGATGAATACGCAGTACCACGCATCAGCCTGCCGTGAGATCGTCGCCGAGAGAATCGAGCCCGCGAAGCGCACCTCTTCGCGCATCCGCACCCACCCGATGCGGGAGAGCTTCACGCATTTGCCATCCACGCAAACGGCGTTCGGACGCGTCTTGTCGGTGCCGTTGTCGACGCGAAACGCCTCGTGTCGGCCTTTTTTCTTAAAGCGCGGCCTACGAATCCGTTGAGCTTTGAGCTGACCACGTTTGAACCTTGCGCAATCATCAAAGAAGTTCTTGTATGCTACACCGAGATGCTTGATCGCGTGTTGTACGACCGTCTTTGGGACCTCGTACATCCAGGGGAACTCGCTCGCCTTGCGTGCATTGAGCGATTTACGCAACGACGCTTCGGTTGGAGTGCCTCCGGCACGATACTCGCGCTGCCACTCCGCAAGCGCCCAATTATACGCAAAGCGAGCCGTTCCGCAGGCTCGGCGAAAGGTGCCTTCTTGTGCTGCCGTTGGTACCAGGCGAATCCTGTGCGAGACGATCATTCAGGGGCTACCCGAGCCAATGCGCGCTCAATGCTGATCGCCCGATTGCGAGCCGAACGACGCCCGTACAACCGCGCGCAAAAACTCGTCAAAATCGCGATCATATCCTGCACCAGATCATCGTTCCTCTCGCCGGAATCCACCACAATGAGACGGCGCCCCGATGCGGCAAGCGCAGCTTCCAAATACTCCGAACCGAAACGAGCGAAGCGATCACGATGTTCGACCACGATTGCGCTAATACGCGCATCTGAAAGGAGCCGCAAGAGTTTACGACGCTTACCGTTGAGCCCCGATCCGACTTCGGCAACCGCTTCAACGACATGGAGGTCGTGCGAGGCTGCGTAGGTTGCGAGTCGCGCAAGCTGCCGGTCGAGATCGTTGCGCTGATCGTGGCTGCTAACGCGAGCATAGAGCGCAATTGCCGAGGGTTTCTCGTCGATTGGGGCATCGACCAAGATCGTGCCGCCCGCAAGTTGCTTCCAAGGGACCGGCATCGCATCGTTCTTTACCCACCGCCAAGCGGTGGTATAGGAGATGCCTTGTCGCCTGGCCCAATCAGCGAGTTTCACAAATAACACTTACCATACGAACGTACGTTTGGCAATATATGCCTATCGATCGAGTAACAGCTCGTAGCCCCTTTCGACGATCGGGAATAAACGCGGATATCGAATGTGCCGCGAATTTTCGACCCAGGCGGAAGCCCTGCCTCCATCGCCCTGCCCCGCGAACCTCGCTCGCGAGCGACATGCGGACTCAGGTTATAGATTCCCGCTCCTCGAGTTTTGCGAGGATGTCCGCGGTGGTGCCCACCTCGCCGATACGTGGGAAGATGCGTTCGATCGAGTTCTGGTGCGCTTCGGGGCGCGTGTCGGCCATTGCGTCCGCAGCAAAGGCGATATTGTAGCCATGCTCCCATGCGTTGCGAGCCGTCGATTCGACGCCGATGCTGGTGGAGATGCCGCACAGCACGATCCCGGTAACGCCGCGACGGCGCAGTTGTAAATCGAGGTCCGTCCCGTAAAAGGCTCCCCATTGGCGCTTGGTCACCTGGATATCGCTCGGGGCAAGAGCCAGTTCATCGACGAACTCCGCGAATTCCGGCGTCGGTTTGGCCCCGGACGACGGCTCGTCGGTGCGCGTCTTGACCGCATCGCTGCGATCCGCCGCAACCGTCACGTGGACCAGCACTACGGGCAATCCGGCCGCGCGAAACGCCGCCGCGAGCCGAGCTGCGTTGGCCACGACGCCGGCCGAATCCGGATGCGTCGGCCTGGCGACGATACCGCGCTGCAGATCGATCGCCACAAGCGCGGTCTTCGGGTCGAGTTTGGTGATGGGCATGTCTTCCTTATCTCCTTACCGTTCGTAGATCCAGCGCATGATACCGCGCGGCACGAGGTCGTGCTCCAACGTATGCAAGCGCTCCAACACCTGGGCTTCCGATAAGCCTTCGATGTACAGCGGCATACGCACCAAAATCGGCCCGCTATCGGCCTGCGGCGTCACAACGTGCACGCTCACGCCGCTCCACGCGCTTCCCGCCGCGATCGCATCGCGCACCGCACGTGCACCGCGATACGCCGGGATGTACGACCCATCGGCAAGCCCTACCTCGTCACGCGTTGCATCGAACGGCAGGTACGCCGGATGCACGTTGATCGTATCCGGAAATGCGTCCAGAAATGAGGGGGCCAGCAGATGCATCCATCCGAGCAGCAACAGCAACTGCGGCCGTTCGTTCCCGATTGCCTCGAGTAAGCGTGCGTCGTACGCAGCCCGGGACTCGTTCGCTCGATCCCTGGCGACCACGCGGGCCGGAATTTTCGCCACACGCGCGCGCTCGATCGCAAACGCATCGGCCGTGTTGCAAACCAGCGCCGCGATTTCCAGCGGGAGCGTACCCGCACGCACCCGCTCGAGCACGGCTTGGAAGTTCGTCCCGCTACCCGACGCCATCACGATGGTGCGAATGCGCTCCTCACCACCGTCGCGAAGCGTGAAACGTTCGACGACCCGTGCGCCCACGCGCTCGACATAGTAGCGTTGCAAGCGCTCGTCACCCACCGCTGGAATGAGCGCGCGCCGATATCCGCGCGTGCGCAAGCTACAGAGAGCGGCTTGCAGCAGCGCGCCTCCGAGCGGTCCGCCGCGCTCGCTCGCATTCACGCCGAATGGCCCAAAAATGCCGACACCGGGTTCGGTGGCGACACAGCGTAGCCATCGATACCGCAGCCCCTCCGGCGCATACGTTGCGAATCCCACGGCGCGGCCATCGCGCAGCGCCGCCACGGTGCTCCCGGCGTAGGCTTCGCCGCTCCACGCGCCGCCGAACGTTTCATCGATCCACGCCAGGGTCGCATCCGCGGCGCCTCGCCGTTCATCGAACGTGCAACCCGAGCCGACGATGGCCGCAATCGCGTGCTCCTGCGCCGTCGCATCGAAACGTTCGTCCAGATCGACGATTAAGTTCACCATCGCTCGCAAGGGCGGCTATACGCGCGCTTCGTGCACGACCACGGATGGCTCGTCGCCACGCCGCGCTTCGATCCAGCCGGCGACGAACGCACCCGGTGCAGCCGCCACGGCCTTCGCCGCATCGGCGAGCGGGACGACCAGCGTGTAGCCGACGCCCATGTTGAGCGTGCGATAACGCTCCTCGTGCGAAAGTTCGGCTCGTTTCACCAACTCTTGCATGATCGGCGGTACGCTCCAGCGCGTCTGCTCGAAGATCGCTTTCACGTTACTCGGCAGGGTGCGCGGCACGTTCTCGAGCAAGCCGCCGCCGGTGATGTGCGACATCGTCTTCACGTGCGCGACCGTTTGGATCGCGCGCACCGCATTGTAATACGACGGATGTTCGGCCAACAGCGCGTCGCCGTACGTCGTGCCGTCGAACGGCACGCCCCACTCTTCGCGTGCGATGAATTTGCGAGCGAGCGAGTAGCCGTTGGTATGCAATCCCACCGCCGGTAGCGCGACGATCGCATCGCCGGCTTCCACCGTTTCCGGTTTGGGGAGCGCCGCGATCTCAACGGTGCCGACGATCGTTCCGGCCAAATCGAAATGCCCCGGCGCGTAGAGGCCCGGCATCTCCGCCGTCTCTCCGCCTAACAGCGCGCACATGTGCGCGCGGCATGCGCCGGCGCACCCCGCGACCACCGCGGCGGCGACCGCCGGATCGAGTTTCCCGACCGCGAGATAATCGAGGAAAAACAGCGGCGTGGCATTCACTACCAAAATATCGTTGACGCAGTGATTCACCAGGTCGCGGCCGACGCCGTCGTAGCGCTCCAATTCGGCCGCAATAAGAATCTTCGTCCCGACCCCGTCGGCCGAGGCGACCAGGGCCCGATCGCCGCCCCCGGGCATGCGCATGACGCCGCCAAAGCCGCCGATCGCGTCCATCTGGTCGGGATGACGCCACGCGCCGAGGACGCCCTTATACCGGGCAACGGCTTCGTTACCCGCGGCGATATCGACGCCCGCCTTCGCGTATGCATCCAGGTTCCGACTTTGGTCGCTCACTATGCCTCCCGCGCAGGGCCGTCCAGGCGCCGCGCACGAACAATCATCGAAGACGTTCTTCGCCATCTTCGTGGCGCTCTAGTTCACCCAAGCGAAAGGCTGACCATGCAAATCCGTACCGCTCAAGATGCGCCGGGCACCGTGCGCACCGGAGCACTCGTCGTCCCGGTCTTCTCCGATGGAGAACTCACCGGGCCGGCCAAGGCCATCGATACCGCGCTCGGCGGCGCCATCGCAGACGTGCTGGCGTCCGGCGAAATCAAAGGCAAGCTCTGCGAACTCGCGCTCATTCATGCCAAAGGCCAACCGTTCCAACGCGTGCTCGTCGTAGGCCTGGGCGAGTCGGCCAAGTTCGAGCCGTATATGCTCGCACGCTATGCGGGCGCAGCCGTTCGCTATCTTGGGCGCCGCAACGTCGAGCAGATCGCCGTGGCGCTGCCGCCGCAAGCCGCGGCGAACGCCGTCGCCTGCGCGTCGTTCGCGGCGGAGGGCGCGATCTCGGGCTCGTTCGAAACCACGAGCTATCAAGAGAAGCCCGATAAGCGCATGGCCGTCACGTCGACGACGCTGCTCTCGCACG of the Candidatus Dormiibacterota bacterium genome contains:
- a CDS encoding transposase, with protein sequence MIVSHRIRLVPTAAQEGTFRRACGTARFAYNWALAEWQREYRAGGTPTEASLRKSLNARKASEFPWMYEVPKTVVQHAIKHLGVAYKNFFDDCARFKRGQLKAQRIRRPRFKKKGRHEAFRVDNGTDKTRPNAVCVDGKCVKLSRIGWVRMREEVRFAGSILSATISRQADAWYCVFIVDVGDIPAEGTARGIVGIDLGIAHLATLSDGSTPIESPKPLRRLLGKLKRLNRALHRKVKGSCNRAKAKTTLARLHARIAHIRADALHKLTTDLVQRFGIIVIEDLNVRGMLANRKLSLAIADIGFFEFRRQLEYKVKMSGASLIVADRWYPSSKLCSMCEVKNEHLTLGERSWVCLSCGTAHDRDVNAARNLARYPESWAGSACGAEGAREAAIRLVKPAA
- a CDS encoding IS607 family transposase, with the translated sequence MKLADWARRQGISYTTAWRWVKNDAMPVPWKQLAGGTILVDAPIDEKPSAIALYARVSSHDQRNDLDRQLARLATYAASHDLHVVEAVAEVGSGLNGKRRKLLRLLSDARISAIVVEHRDRFARFGSEYLEAALAASGRRLIVVDSGERNDDLVQDMIAILTSFCARLYGRRSARNRAISIERALARVAPE
- a CDS encoding hydrolase, whose protein sequence is MPITKLDPKTALVAIDLQRGIVARPTHPDSAGVVANAARLAAAFRAAGLPVVLVHVTVAADRSDAVKTRTDEPSSGAKPTPEFAEFVDELALAPSDIQVTKRQWGAFYGTDLDLQLRRRGVTGIVLCGISTSIGVESTARNAWEHGYNIAFAADAMADTRPEAHQNSIERIFPRIGEVGTTADILAKLEERESIT
- a CDS encoding GNAT family N-acetyltransferase, with the translated sequence MVNLIVDLDERFDATAQEHAIAAIVGSGCTFDERRGAADATLAWIDETFGGAWSGEAYAGSTVAALRDGRAVGFATYAPEGLRYRWLRCVATEPGVGIFGPFGVNASERGGPLGGALLQAALCSLRTRGYRRALIPAVGDERLQRYYVERVGARVVERFTLRDGGEERIRTIVMASGSGTNFQAVLERVRAGTLPLEIAALVCNTADAFAIERARVAKIPARVVARDRANESRAAYDARLLEAIGNERPQLLLLLGWMHLLAPSFLDAFPDTINVHPAYLPFDATRDEVGLADGSYIPAYRGARAVRDAIAAGSAWSGVSVHVVTPQADSGPILVRMPLYIEGLSEAQVLERLHTLEHDLVPRGIMRWIYER
- the purM gene encoding phosphoribosylformylglycinamidine cyclo-ligase, with product MSDQSRNLDAYAKAGVDIAAGNEAVARYKGVLGAWRHPDQMDAIGGFGGVMRMPGGGDRALVASADGVGTKILIAAELERYDGVGRDLVNHCVNDILVVNATPLFFLDYLAVGKLDPAVAAAVVAGCAGACRAHMCALLGGETAEMPGLYAPGHFDLAGTIVGTVEIAALPKPETVEAGDAIVALPAVGLHTNGYSLARKFIAREEWGVPFDGTTYGDALLAEHPSYYNAVRAIQTVAHVKTMSHITGGGLLENVPRTLPSNVKAIFEQTRWSVPPIMQELVKRAELSHEERYRTLNMGVGYTLVVPLADAAKAVAAAPGAFVAGWIEARRGDEPSVVVHEARV